The following are encoded together in the Euwallacea fornicatus isolate EFF26 chromosome 11, ASM4011564v1, whole genome shotgun sequence genome:
- the Atac2 gene encoding cysteine-rich protein 2-binding protein, producing the protein MEELLLVKTCKYCQEVLVPCINEGLTCTICQGSSHVRCLKRGSVPGGLAGDLFFVYTCQECSATGTENFARQNLSWLQALVLVLYHMQNKSGGLARNGFFHWRHHIVNFIDCNWDILFPNEKQRRKKWVGTVSGRLSHYSGYLFVSGSKTSFNKPAWWTLMYPKVTPFVISNVYHALGMEKQKAKMKNEKRTMNDQEQFKELLGQYLGDEALMQTVDLIDNSNIEFENVAVANLDQKKSKASKRRNMTAPLNETSKKLIKIVAQNTPPPIKLGPPAIPITTDDSLQLYKEPVPKSVSFNQNLLDPMCHYNTSLNSISRLKMLKLATKLTGGIRKEMILSPYSGIYLKPYVRQDTQTFPHWLKMMAELQLTTNKSQIDYVLPPRSSIDYTYVQPEHIPAINSLCNQFFWPGIDLTESLQYPDYSCVAMYKRLIVGFAFIVPNVQYTENYISFVLTRPGWRNSGMGKFMIYHLIQTSLGKDITLHVAIDNPALFLYQKFGFKVENVVLDFYDKYFRDDTKGSKHAFFCRLER; encoded by the exons ATGGAAGAACTGCTACTGGTCAAAACGTGCAAATATTGCCAGGAGGTGCTCGTTCCCTGTATCAATGAAGGTCTCACCTGCACTATATGTCAAGGGAGCTCCCACGTGAGGTGTCTTAAGCGGGGCTCCGTCCCGGGTGGTTTAGCAGGAGATCTCTTCTTCGTCTACACCTGCCAAGAGTGCTCTGCTACCGGCACAGAAAATTTTGCTAGGCAGAACCTTTCATG GCTGCAGGCACTAGTGTTGGTACTTTATCACATGCAAAATAAAAGCGGAGGTCTCGCCCGGAATGGATTTTTCCACTGGCGCCACCACATAGTCAATTTCATCGATTGCAACTGGGATATTTTGTTTCCCAATGAGAAACAACGCAGGAAGAAATGGGTGGGGACTGTTTCGGGTAGGCTAAGCCACTATAGTGGCTACCTATTTGTGTCAGGGAGTAAGACTTCATTCAATAAACCTGCCTGGTGGACTTTGATGTATCCAAAAGTCACCCCTTTTGTGATTTCCAATGTCT ATCACGCCCTGGGGATGGAGAAACAGAAGGCAAAGatgaaaaatgagaaaagaaCTATGAATGACCAGGAGCAGTTTAAGGAGCTTTTGGGGCAATACTTAGGGGATGAAGCTTTGATGCAGACAGTGGATTTGATTGATAATAGCAATATTGAATTTGAGAATGTGGCCGTGGCCAATTTGGATCAAAAG AAATCTAAAGCTTCAAAACGAAGAAATATGACCGCGCCTTTAAATGAGACCTCAAAAAA ACTCATAAAAATTGTGGCTCAAAACACTCCCCCACCCATAAAGCTGGGACCTCCAGCCATCCCCATCACAACAGATGATTCTTTGCAACTCTATAAAGAACCAGTCCCTAAGAGTGTGAGCTTCAATCAAAACCTACTAGACCCTATGTGCCACTACAACACATCTTTGAACA GTATCTCTCGCCtaaaaatgctcaaattggCCACAAAACTCACAGGAGGTATTAGAAAAGAGATGATTTTATCACCATACAGTGGCATTTATTTGAAGCCCTATGTCAGGCAAGACACTCAAACTTTCCCCCATTG GCTAAAAATGATGGCAGAACTGCAGTTGACAACTAACAAATCTCAAATAGACTATGTGCTCCCTCCAAGAAGCTCTATTGACTACACCTATGTGCAACCTGAGCACATTCCTGCGATTAACAGCCTCTGCAACCAATTCTTTTGGCCCGGAATtgact TGACAGAGTCTTTGCAATACCCTGACTACAGCTGCGTCGCCATGTATAAGAGGCTGATAGTGGGATTTGCCTTTATAGTGCCCAATGTGCAATACACAGAAAACTACATTTCCTTTGTGCTTACTCGGCCGGGGTGGAGGAATTCGGGAATGGGCAAATTCATGATATATCATTTAATTCAG ACTAGTTTAGGAAAGGATATAACACTGCATGTGGCTATAGACAATCCGGCACTGTTCCTTTACCAGAAGTTTGGCTTCAAGGTGGAGAATGTAGTTTtggatttttatgataaatatttcaggGACGATACTAAAGGCTCTAAACACGCTTTTTTTTGCCGCCTTGAACGGTAA
- the LOC136342064 gene encoding XK-related protein 9-like isoform X2, whose product MAEFLPLCDLLFNVVSLAAYFCDFVFDLLVVYALYDRGQTVLFTQCLVVILVNMLVSQILSLKWYFTEKPVDLRQIMVFLLHCVQMGILWRYARLLVPVHLATVKQEVRDLCILRLVHGFLQAAPMLLLQLSLLADPGSSDVPQDLVTVSASLSLFSVCWALASFSKHVQSVDRLVLTWLGVVSQLLWRAGTITSRVISLSAYAATYHSWIFLVLALHWACMFLWLLSPRSPFHGQRGRRLWLCALVAAIYVLAYINLQGKPHGRTMAIFYVVMLLENSLLVVAWLASTWTFRPEKWELVPILTVSLFLLGLLFMLLYYRYFHVRRLIEKPAAPSATAGGVFNCRFGGYGGPNCNSGLYRKKKKPTTFVPPPSNGSSSGPVSVPFWRRPLPSSSENEGSSVGSRVNIHQKLQEKKQKQLAELKVIEEEIKQGKLVGPESADFDDRQPIPRAKKHVEPQLLSLASLNNLASYGVNLNRRPPPRAPRNRTPELLLTPRYLYCDCLGNNAPFNPPNQAESTEMVNGNNAVGGSDLESQVSLPRSYTLPREFKYYRRQRMGRPIQPVTSTNSSDGDVDSADDESDSNPPPPALMRPLRRPYRHETQL is encoded by the exons ATGGCAGAGTTCTTGCCGCTATGCGACCTGCTCTTTAATGTAGTATCGCTAGCTGCCTACTTCTGCGACTTTGTCTTTGACTTGCTTGTTGTTTATGCTCTATATGATCGAGGCCAAACCGTCCTTTTCACACAGTGCCTTGTTGTTATTCTGGTCAACATGCTAGTTTCCCAGATATTATCTTTGAAATG GTACTTCACAGAAAAACCTGTAGATCTGAGACAAATAATGGTGTTCCTCTTGCACTGTGTGCAAATGGGCATTCTCTGGCGCTACGCACGCCTCTTAGTGCCTGTCCACTTGGCTACAGTCAAACAGGAGGTGAGGGATTTGTGCATTTTGCGACTAGTGCATGGCTTCTTGCAGGCAGCCCCTATGTTACTTTTGCAGCTCAGTTTATTGGCCG ATCCAGGAAGTAGCGACGTTCCTCAAGACTTGGTCACAGTTTCAGCCTCCTTATCATTGTTCTCAGTGTGCTGGGCTTTGGCCTCTTTTAGCAAGCATGTACAAAGTGTGGATAGACTAGTGTTAACTTGGTTGGGAGTGGTATCACAGCTGCTATGGAGGGCTGGAACAATAACTTCAAGAGTAATATCTTTATCGGCGTATGCGGCCACTTATCACTCCTGGATTTTCCTCGTTTTGGCCCTCCATTGGGCATGCATGTTCCTCTGGCTGCTCAGTCCACGCAGTCCTTTTCATGGGCAAAGGGGACGTCGCCTGTGGCTATGCGCTCTTGTTGCCGCTATCTACGTTCTAGCTTATATCAATCTGCAGGGCAAGCCCCATGGTCGCACAATGGCCATATTTTATGTGGTAATGTTGCTTGAGAACTCTCTGTTAGTTGTGGCATGGCTTGCGTCGACTTGGACCTTCCGACCGGAGAAATGGGAGTTGG TTCCAATACTGACAGTTTCGCTGTTCCTCTTGGGACTTTTGTTTATGCTACTATATTACCGATATTTCCACGTGCGTCGGCTCATAGAAAAGCCAGCGGCTCCATCAGCGACCGCTGGAGGCGTGTTTAACTGCCGCTTTGGCGGTTATGGAGGACCCAATTGTAATTCTGGCttatacagaaaaaaaaagaagccgACTACTTTTGTACCCCCTCCTAGTAATGGGAGCTCTTCAGGGCCCGTTTCGGTGCCCTTCTGGAGGCGTCCTCTTCCTTCTAGCAGCGAAAATGAAG gAAGTAGTGTGGGTTCTCGTGTGAATATACATCAAAAGCTGCAAGAAAAGAAGCAAAAGCAGCTGGCAGAGTTGAAGGTCATTGAAGAGGAAATAAAGCAAG GCAAGCTCGTAGGGCCTGAAAGCGCAGATTTCGATGACCGACAACCAATTCCGAGAGCCAAAAAGCACGTGGAACCCCAATTGTTGAGTCTTGCTTCACTGAACAACCTTGCTAGTTACGGAGTGAACTTGAATCGAAGACCCCCACCCAGAGCTCCTCGCAACAG AACCCCCGAGTTGCTCCTCACCCCGCGCTACCTATATTGCGACTGCCTAGGCAACAATGCACCTTTCAACCCTCCCAACCAGGCCGAATCTACCGAGATGGTAAACGGGAACAATGCAGTCGGAGGCTCCGATCTGGAAAGTCAAGTGTCGTTGCCCCGGTCCTACACTCTCCCGCGGGAATTTAAGTATTATAGAAGGCAAAGAATGGGGCGTCCCATTCAACCAGTAACGTCCACCAACAGTAGTGATGGAGATGTGGACAGTGCCGATGACGAGTCCGATAGCAATCCGCCGCCGCCGGCGCTAATGCGGCCGCTCAGGAGGCCCTACAGACACGAAACACAACTGTGA
- the MrgBP gene encoding MRG/MORF4L-binding protein — protein MEDIEWNVVNEGQLLDAMVGHKPVGVNKYFQMALICDKLAENLRKDVNPEKIWAHLQTMYNLEVLDDNESIPFPNVVKEFSLPSEEFGELLIKKEDEDKKQGGKEVKWDDKSLPKGGKESTPRWDKDNNGKASTKKESKKEGERPKGGKGRNSTATPKEEKGRETPKPAKRTRGSLKPNDDSSSSGKSSPVTVTPSPGKRRRVV, from the exons ATGGAAGACATAGAATGGAATGTGGTGAATGAAGGTCAACTTCTAGATGCCATGGTGGGCCACAAACCCGTGG GGGTAAATAAATACTTCCAAATGGCCCTTATCTGTGATAAATTGGCGGAGAACCTACGCAAGGATGTGAACCCTGAGAAAATATGGGCCCACTTGCAGACCATGTATAACCTGGAAGTCCTTGATGATAATGAGTCAATACCATTTCCAAATGTTGTCAAAGAGTTCTCATTACCCTCTGAAGAGTTTGGAGAGTTATTGATCAAGAAGGAAGATGAAGACAAGAAGCAAGGAGGCAAGGAAGTAAAATGGGATGATAAATCTCTGCCTAAAGGAGGTAAAGAGAGTACACCAAGATGGGATAAGGACAATAACGGAAAAGCAAGCACTAAGAAAGAGAGCAAGAAAGAGGGAGAAAGGCCTAAGGGTGGAAAAGGGAGGAACAGCACTGCTACCCCCAAAGAGGAAAAGGGCAGAGAGACTCCAAAACCTGCAAAACGCACTAGAG GTAGTTTAAAGCCCAATGATGATTCAAGTTCAAGTGGAAAATCAAGCCCTGTGACTGTGACCCCTTCTCCTGGTAAACGGAGGCGAGTTGTATAA
- the LOC136342068 gene encoding serine/threonine-protein phosphatase 2A regulatory subunit B'' subunit gamma-like has product MDLKTLFKRKIKRKLQDESNMHCLSEVRVPQDRIAKSLQQVEDEEFQRLLREGGKMAPLTKTIPKFFNKLPGESEPLRQKLREESRSNLLKRRSQQLLDTNELNELWILLNKNESSEAQLINYSDFQKVAQQAGNKVKPYFKPSLFAKLQQGDSQGRISIISLFNYLMRKMWLDQTRVGLSVYDSTGQGYLTETEIENYITELLPTLCQLDGLEKSFHNFYLCTAVRKFLFFLDGARANRVRILDILACSFLDDLLELRDENLSKELQEQNWFSVPSTLRIYGHYLNLDRDHNGMLSRVELASYGSGTLTKPFLDRVFQTCLTYGGEMDYKTYLDLVLALENRAEPQALTFLFKILDIKGCGYLDAFTLNYFFRAIQDQMKAHGTEEPVSFGDVKDELFDMVRPKNPESITLADLLSCGQGDTFVSILIDFHGFWAYEHREAISSEPQEGL; this is encoded by the exons ATGGACCTCAAAACACTATTCAAGCGCAAAATCAAGCGAAAGCTTCAAGACGAATCCAACATGCATTGCCTTTCTGAAGTCCGAGTGCCACAAGATCGAATAGCAAAATCTCTGCAACAAGTTGAAGACGAGGAGTTCCAGAGGCTGCTTCGAGAGGGGGGCAAAATGGCCCCGTTAACTAAAACTATTCccaaatttttcaacaaactcCCCGGGGAGAGCGAACCCCTAAGACAAAAGCTGCGAGAGGAGAGCAGGTCCAATTTGCTCAAGCGGCGAAGTCAACAATTGCTTGATACAAATGAACTCAATGAACTGTGGATCTTACTGAACAAAAATGAGTCTTCAGAGGCTCAATTAATTAACTACAGTGATTTCCAA AAAGTGGCTCAACAAGCGGGGAACAAAGTCAAGCCCTACTTTAAGCCCAGTTTATTCGCCAAACTACAGCAAGGGGACTCTCAAGGAAGGATTTCTATAATCTCATTGTTTAACTATCTAATGCGAAAAATGTGGCTAGACCAAACTCGGGTGGGCTTATCAGTTTATGACAGTACTGGTCAAG gatATTTAACTGAGACTGAAATTGAGAATTACATCACCGAACTGCTACCTACATTGTGCCAATTGGATGGCTTGGAGAAGTCATTTCATAACTTCTATCTGTGCACTGCAGTGAGGaagtttttgttctttttggaCGGTGCAAGAGCCAACAGG GTACGCATTCTGGACATTCTGGCCTGTTCCTTCCTAGACGATTTACTCGAGCTGCGCGACGAAAATCTAAGCAAAGAACTGCAGGAACAAAACTGGTTCAGTGTTCCATCAACTCTACGCATCTATG GTCATTACTTGAACCTGGATCGAGACCACAATGGCATGTTGAGTAGGGTCGAATTGGCCAGTTACGGCTCGGGAACCCTTACCAAACCCTTTCTGGACCGGGTATTCCAGACATGTCTCACTTACGGAGGGGAAATGGATTATAAGACTTATTTAGACTTGGTGCTAGCATTAGAGAACCGAGCCGAGCCTCAGGCTTTGACGTTTTTATTCAAGATCCTCGACATCAAGGGTTGTGGTTATTTGGACGCGTTCACGCTCAACTATTTCTTTAGAGCGATCCAGGATCAGATGAAGGCTCATGGGACCGAAGAACCGGTTTCATTCGGCGACGTTAAGGATGAGCTGTTTGATATGGTCAGGCCTAAAAACCCCGAATCGATCACTTTGGCTGATTTACTCTCTTGTGGGCAAGGGGACACTTTCGTCAGCATTCTCATAGATTTCCACGGGTTTTGGGCCTACGAGCACCGTGAAGCGATCTCCTCAGAGCCCCAAGAGGGCCTCTAG
- the LOC136342064 gene encoding XK-related protein 7-like isoform X4, translating to MAEFLPLCDLLFNVVSLAAYFCDFVFDLLVVYALYDRGQTVLFTQCLVVILVNMLVSQILSLKWYFTEKPVDLRQIMVFLLHCVQMGILWRYARLLVPVHLATVKQELSLLADPGSSDVPQDLVTVSASLSLFSVCWALASFSKHVQSVDRLVLTWLGVVSQLLWRAGTITSRVISLSAYAATYHSWIFLVLALHWACMFLWLLSPRSPFHGQRGRRLWLCALVAAIYVLAYINLQGKPHGRTMAIFYVVMLLENSLLVVAWLASTWTFRPEKWELVPILTVSLFLLGLLFMLLYYRYFHVRRLIEKPAAPSATAGGVFNCRFGGYGGPNCNSGLYRKKKKPTTFVPPPSNGSSSGPVSVPFWRRPLPSSSENEGSSVGSRVNIHQKLQEKKQKQLAELKVIEEEIKQGKLVGPESADFDDRQPIPRAKKHVEPQLLSLASLNNLASYGVNLNRRPPPRAPRNRTPELLLTPRYLYCDCLGNNAPFNPPNQAESTEMVNGNNAVGGSDLESQVSLPRSYTLPREFKYYRRQRMGRPIQPVTSTNSSDGDVDSADDESDSNPPPPALMRPLRRPYRHETQL from the exons ATGGCAGAGTTCTTGCCGCTATGCGACCTGCTCTTTAATGTAGTATCGCTAGCTGCCTACTTCTGCGACTTTGTCTTTGACTTGCTTGTTGTTTATGCTCTATATGATCGAGGCCAAACCGTCCTTTTCACACAGTGCCTTGTTGTTATTCTGGTCAACATGCTAGTTTCCCAGATATTATCTTTGAAATG GTACTTCACAGAAAAACCTGTAGATCTGAGACAAATAATGGTGTTCCTCTTGCACTGTGTGCAAATGGGCATTCTCTGGCGCTACGCACGCCTCTTAGTGCCTGTCCACTTGGCTACAGTCAAACAGGAG CTCAGTTTATTGGCCG ATCCAGGAAGTAGCGACGTTCCTCAAGACTTGGTCACAGTTTCAGCCTCCTTATCATTGTTCTCAGTGTGCTGGGCTTTGGCCTCTTTTAGCAAGCATGTACAAAGTGTGGATAGACTAGTGTTAACTTGGTTGGGAGTGGTATCACAGCTGCTATGGAGGGCTGGAACAATAACTTCAAGAGTAATATCTTTATCGGCGTATGCGGCCACTTATCACTCCTGGATTTTCCTCGTTTTGGCCCTCCATTGGGCATGCATGTTCCTCTGGCTGCTCAGTCCACGCAGTCCTTTTCATGGGCAAAGGGGACGTCGCCTGTGGCTATGCGCTCTTGTTGCCGCTATCTACGTTCTAGCTTATATCAATCTGCAGGGCAAGCCCCATGGTCGCACAATGGCCATATTTTATGTGGTAATGTTGCTTGAGAACTCTCTGTTAGTTGTGGCATGGCTTGCGTCGACTTGGACCTTCCGACCGGAGAAATGGGAGTTGG TTCCAATACTGACAGTTTCGCTGTTCCTCTTGGGACTTTTGTTTATGCTACTATATTACCGATATTTCCACGTGCGTCGGCTCATAGAAAAGCCAGCGGCTCCATCAGCGACCGCTGGAGGCGTGTTTAACTGCCGCTTTGGCGGTTATGGAGGACCCAATTGTAATTCTGGCttatacagaaaaaaaaagaagccgACTACTTTTGTACCCCCTCCTAGTAATGGGAGCTCTTCAGGGCCCGTTTCGGTGCCCTTCTGGAGGCGTCCTCTTCCTTCTAGCAGCGAAAATGAAG gAAGTAGTGTGGGTTCTCGTGTGAATATACATCAAAAGCTGCAAGAAAAGAAGCAAAAGCAGCTGGCAGAGTTGAAGGTCATTGAAGAGGAAATAAAGCAAG GCAAGCTCGTAGGGCCTGAAAGCGCAGATTTCGATGACCGACAACCAATTCCGAGAGCCAAAAAGCACGTGGAACCCCAATTGTTGAGTCTTGCTTCACTGAACAACCTTGCTAGTTACGGAGTGAACTTGAATCGAAGACCCCCACCCAGAGCTCCTCGCAACAG AACCCCCGAGTTGCTCCTCACCCCGCGCTACCTATATTGCGACTGCCTAGGCAACAATGCACCTTTCAACCCTCCCAACCAGGCCGAATCTACCGAGATGGTAAACGGGAACAATGCAGTCGGAGGCTCCGATCTGGAAAGTCAAGTGTCGTTGCCCCGGTCCTACACTCTCCCGCGGGAATTTAAGTATTATAGAAGGCAAAGAATGGGGCGTCCCATTCAACCAGTAACGTCCACCAACAGTAGTGATGGAGATGTGGACAGTGCCGATGACGAGTCCGATAGCAATCCGCCGCCGCCGGCGCTAATGCGGCCGCTCAGGAGGCCCTACAGACACGAAACACAACTGTGA
- the LOC136342064 gene encoding XK-related protein 8-like isoform X3 — MAEFLPLCDLLFNVVSLAAYFCDFVFDLLVVYALYDRGQTVLFTQCLVVILVNMLVSQILSLKWYFTEKPVDLRQIMVFLLHCVQMGILWRYARLLVPVHLATVKQELSLLAGKYSIFASVTGIELAVLDPGSSDVPQDLVTVSASLSLFSVCWALASFSKHVQSVDRLVLTWLGVVSQLLWRAGTITSRVISLSAYAATYHSWIFLVLALHWACMFLWLLSPRSPFHGQRGRRLWLCALVAAIYVLAYINLQGKPHGRTMAIFYVVMLLENSLLVVAWLASTWTFRPEKWELVPILTVSLFLLGLLFMLLYYRYFHVRRLIEKPAAPSATAGGVFNCRFGGYGGPNCNSGLYRKKKKPTTFVPPPSNGSSSGPVSVPFWRRPLPSSSENEGSSVGSRVNIHQKLQEKKQKQLAELKVIEEEIKQGKLVGPESADFDDRQPIPRAKKHVEPQLLSLASLNNLASYGVNLNRRPPPRAPRNRTPELLLTPRYLYCDCLGNNAPFNPPNQAESTEMVNGNNAVGGSDLESQVSLPRSYTLPREFKYYRRQRMGRPIQPVTSTNSSDGDVDSADDESDSNPPPPALMRPLRRPYRHETQL; from the exons ATGGCAGAGTTCTTGCCGCTATGCGACCTGCTCTTTAATGTAGTATCGCTAGCTGCCTACTTCTGCGACTTTGTCTTTGACTTGCTTGTTGTTTATGCTCTATATGATCGAGGCCAAACCGTCCTTTTCACACAGTGCCTTGTTGTTATTCTGGTCAACATGCTAGTTTCCCAGATATTATCTTTGAAATG GTACTTCACAGAAAAACCTGTAGATCTGAGACAAATAATGGTGTTCCTCTTGCACTGTGTGCAAATGGGCATTCTCTGGCGCTACGCACGCCTCTTAGTGCCTGTCCACTTGGCTACAGTCAAACAGGAG CTCAGTTTATTGGCCGGTAAATACTCCATATTTGCCTCAGTAACTGGGATTGAATTAGCAGTTTTAGATCCAGGAAGTAGCGACGTTCCTCAAGACTTGGTCACAGTTTCAGCCTCCTTATCATTGTTCTCAGTGTGCTGGGCTTTGGCCTCTTTTAGCAAGCATGTACAAAGTGTGGATAGACTAGTGTTAACTTGGTTGGGAGTGGTATCACAGCTGCTATGGAGGGCTGGAACAATAACTTCAAGAGTAATATCTTTATCGGCGTATGCGGCCACTTATCACTCCTGGATTTTCCTCGTTTTGGCCCTCCATTGGGCATGCATGTTCCTCTGGCTGCTCAGTCCACGCAGTCCTTTTCATGGGCAAAGGGGACGTCGCCTGTGGCTATGCGCTCTTGTTGCCGCTATCTACGTTCTAGCTTATATCAATCTGCAGGGCAAGCCCCATGGTCGCACAATGGCCATATTTTATGTGGTAATGTTGCTTGAGAACTCTCTGTTAGTTGTGGCATGGCTTGCGTCGACTTGGACCTTCCGACCGGAGAAATGGGAGTTGG TTCCAATACTGACAGTTTCGCTGTTCCTCTTGGGACTTTTGTTTATGCTACTATATTACCGATATTTCCACGTGCGTCGGCTCATAGAAAAGCCAGCGGCTCCATCAGCGACCGCTGGAGGCGTGTTTAACTGCCGCTTTGGCGGTTATGGAGGACCCAATTGTAATTCTGGCttatacagaaaaaaaaagaagccgACTACTTTTGTACCCCCTCCTAGTAATGGGAGCTCTTCAGGGCCCGTTTCGGTGCCCTTCTGGAGGCGTCCTCTTCCTTCTAGCAGCGAAAATGAAG gAAGTAGTGTGGGTTCTCGTGTGAATATACATCAAAAGCTGCAAGAAAAGAAGCAAAAGCAGCTGGCAGAGTTGAAGGTCATTGAAGAGGAAATAAAGCAAG GCAAGCTCGTAGGGCCTGAAAGCGCAGATTTCGATGACCGACAACCAATTCCGAGAGCCAAAAAGCACGTGGAACCCCAATTGTTGAGTCTTGCTTCACTGAACAACCTTGCTAGTTACGGAGTGAACTTGAATCGAAGACCCCCACCCAGAGCTCCTCGCAACAG AACCCCCGAGTTGCTCCTCACCCCGCGCTACCTATATTGCGACTGCCTAGGCAACAATGCACCTTTCAACCCTCCCAACCAGGCCGAATCTACCGAGATGGTAAACGGGAACAATGCAGTCGGAGGCTCCGATCTGGAAAGTCAAGTGTCGTTGCCCCGGTCCTACACTCTCCCGCGGGAATTTAAGTATTATAGAAGGCAAAGAATGGGGCGTCCCATTCAACCAGTAACGTCCACCAACAGTAGTGATGGAGATGTGGACAGTGCCGATGACGAGTCCGATAGCAATCCGCCGCCGCCGGCGCTAATGCGGCCGCTCAGGAGGCCCTACAGACACGAAACACAACTGTGA
- the LOC136342064 gene encoding XK-related protein 9-like isoform X1 encodes MAEFLPLCDLLFNVVSLAAYFCDFVFDLLVVYALYDRGQTVLFTQCLVVILVNMLVSQILSLKWYFTEKPVDLRQIMVFLLHCVQMGILWRYARLLVPVHLATVKQEVRDLCILRLVHGFLQAAPMLLLQLSLLAGKYSIFASVTGIELAVLDPGSSDVPQDLVTVSASLSLFSVCWALASFSKHVQSVDRLVLTWLGVVSQLLWRAGTITSRVISLSAYAATYHSWIFLVLALHWACMFLWLLSPRSPFHGQRGRRLWLCALVAAIYVLAYINLQGKPHGRTMAIFYVVMLLENSLLVVAWLASTWTFRPEKWELVPILTVSLFLLGLLFMLLYYRYFHVRRLIEKPAAPSATAGGVFNCRFGGYGGPNCNSGLYRKKKKPTTFVPPPSNGSSSGPVSVPFWRRPLPSSSENEGSSVGSRVNIHQKLQEKKQKQLAELKVIEEEIKQGKLVGPESADFDDRQPIPRAKKHVEPQLLSLASLNNLASYGVNLNRRPPPRAPRNRTPELLLTPRYLYCDCLGNNAPFNPPNQAESTEMVNGNNAVGGSDLESQVSLPRSYTLPREFKYYRRQRMGRPIQPVTSTNSSDGDVDSADDESDSNPPPPALMRPLRRPYRHETQL; translated from the exons ATGGCAGAGTTCTTGCCGCTATGCGACCTGCTCTTTAATGTAGTATCGCTAGCTGCCTACTTCTGCGACTTTGTCTTTGACTTGCTTGTTGTTTATGCTCTATATGATCGAGGCCAAACCGTCCTTTTCACACAGTGCCTTGTTGTTATTCTGGTCAACATGCTAGTTTCCCAGATATTATCTTTGAAATG GTACTTCACAGAAAAACCTGTAGATCTGAGACAAATAATGGTGTTCCTCTTGCACTGTGTGCAAATGGGCATTCTCTGGCGCTACGCACGCCTCTTAGTGCCTGTCCACTTGGCTACAGTCAAACAGGAGGTGAGGGATTTGTGCATTTTGCGACTAGTGCATGGCTTCTTGCAGGCAGCCCCTATGTTACTTTTGCAGCTCAGTTTATTGGCCGGTAAATACTCCATATTTGCCTCAGTAACTGGGATTGAATTAGCAGTTTTAGATCCAGGAAGTAGCGACGTTCCTCAAGACTTGGTCACAGTTTCAGCCTCCTTATCATTGTTCTCAGTGTGCTGGGCTTTGGCCTCTTTTAGCAAGCATGTACAAAGTGTGGATAGACTAGTGTTAACTTGGTTGGGAGTGGTATCACAGCTGCTATGGAGGGCTGGAACAATAACTTCAAGAGTAATATCTTTATCGGCGTATGCGGCCACTTATCACTCCTGGATTTTCCTCGTTTTGGCCCTCCATTGGGCATGCATGTTCCTCTGGCTGCTCAGTCCACGCAGTCCTTTTCATGGGCAAAGGGGACGTCGCCTGTGGCTATGCGCTCTTGTTGCCGCTATCTACGTTCTAGCTTATATCAATCTGCAGGGCAAGCCCCATGGTCGCACAATGGCCATATTTTATGTGGTAATGTTGCTTGAGAACTCTCTGTTAGTTGTGGCATGGCTTGCGTCGACTTGGACCTTCCGACCGGAGAAATGGGAGTTGG TTCCAATACTGACAGTTTCGCTGTTCCTCTTGGGACTTTTGTTTATGCTACTATATTACCGATATTTCCACGTGCGTCGGCTCATAGAAAAGCCAGCGGCTCCATCAGCGACCGCTGGAGGCGTGTTTAACTGCCGCTTTGGCGGTTATGGAGGACCCAATTGTAATTCTGGCttatacagaaaaaaaaagaagccgACTACTTTTGTACCCCCTCCTAGTAATGGGAGCTCTTCAGGGCCCGTTTCGGTGCCCTTCTGGAGGCGTCCTCTTCCTTCTAGCAGCGAAAATGAAG gAAGTAGTGTGGGTTCTCGTGTGAATATACATCAAAAGCTGCAAGAAAAGAAGCAAAAGCAGCTGGCAGAGTTGAAGGTCATTGAAGAGGAAATAAAGCAAG GCAAGCTCGTAGGGCCTGAAAGCGCAGATTTCGATGACCGACAACCAATTCCGAGAGCCAAAAAGCACGTGGAACCCCAATTGTTGAGTCTTGCTTCACTGAACAACCTTGCTAGTTACGGAGTGAACTTGAATCGAAGACCCCCACCCAGAGCTCCTCGCAACAG AACCCCCGAGTTGCTCCTCACCCCGCGCTACCTATATTGCGACTGCCTAGGCAACAATGCACCTTTCAACCCTCCCAACCAGGCCGAATCTACCGAGATGGTAAACGGGAACAATGCAGTCGGAGGCTCCGATCTGGAAAGTCAAGTGTCGTTGCCCCGGTCCTACACTCTCCCGCGGGAATTTAAGTATTATAGAAGGCAAAGAATGGGGCGTCCCATTCAACCAGTAACGTCCACCAACAGTAGTGATGGAGATGTGGACAGTGCCGATGACGAGTCCGATAGCAATCCGCCGCCGCCGGCGCTAATGCGGCCGCTCAGGAGGCCCTACAGACACGAAACACAACTGTGA